The following coding sequences lie in one Candidatus Neptunochlamydia sp. REUL1 genomic window:
- a CDS encoding CPBP family intramembrane glutamic endopeptidase, which yields MEVNQNKLFPWANVDGLFYNTIVGGITGIGIYKIDEYYLKNMNSIPFFKDCEPQKTYQNILESKKNSSMLKFKVVCFHPILEEAVFRGLFRQKQIESNEKVENILSKINRYVLNSAVFGISHYDFHRSFRSNIKISPPIFLSGMVFNALMDTTECIAAPTAAHSVANLLSYKRTIA from the coding sequence ATGGAAGTTAATCAAAATAAATTGTTCCCATGGGCTAATGTAGATGGGTTATTCTATAATACTATAGTTGGAGGCATTACGGGAATTGGGATTTATAAAATAGACGAATATTATTTAAAAAACATGAATTCTATACCTTTTTTTAAAGATTGTGAACCACAGAAAACATACCAAAATATCTTAGAATCAAAAAAAAATTCATCGATGCTAAAGTTTAAAGTGGTATGTTTCCACCCTATTTTAGAAGAAGCCGTTTTTAGGGGGCTTTTTCGCCAAAAACAAATTGAGTCAAATGAAAAAGTAGAAAATATTTTATCTAAAATAAATAGATATGTTTTAAATTCTGCAGTCTTTGGAATTAGTCACTATGATTTTCATCGTTCTTTTAGATCAAATATAAAAATTTCCCCCCCTATTTTTCTTTCAGGAATGGTCTTTAATGCCCTTATGGATACAACAGAATGCATTGCAGCTCCTACTGCAGCACATTCTGTCGCTAATCTTCTAAGTTATAAGAGAACAATAGCTTAA
- a CDS encoding transposase codes for MGKPIVYIDESGFAHDMPRTHGYSKIGQRCFGTHDWGAKGRTNAIGALLGTSLLTLALFECNIR; via the coding sequence TTGGGAAAGCCAATTGTATATATTGATGAAAGCGGGTTTGCCCATGATATGCCCCGCACCCACGGTTACTCCAAAATAGGACAGCGATGTTTTGGCACTCATGATTGGGGAGCAAAAGGAAGAACAAATGCAATAGGGGCATTACTTGGAACAAGCCTCCTTACACTTGCGTTATTCGAGTGCAATATTAGATAG
- a CDS encoding IS630 transposase-related protein, with product MTYSLDFRKKVLSIRSKEKLSFAQVARRFGVSVNSVFLWSKRLEPRRTKIRPAIKIDREILMEDIKKYPDAFNYERARRLKVSTSGIRCAMKRLRISYKKNAQPSQGLRNKKTNLSRKNRRI from the coding sequence ATGACATATTCGCTAGATTTTAGAAAAAAAGTTCTATCGATCCGGAGCAAAGAAAAATTAAGCTTTGCCCAAGTAGCAAGACGCTTTGGAGTAAGTGTAAATAGTGTGTTTCTCTGGTCTAAGAGGTTAGAGCCGAGGCGCACTAAAATCAGACCTGCAATAAAGATTGATAGAGAGATCTTGATGGAGGATATCAAGAAATACCCTGATGCCTTCAACTATGAACGAGCACGTCGTCTCAAAGTAAGCACTTCAGGCATTCGGTGTGCCATGAAGAGGTTAAGAATTAGCTATAAAAAAAACGCTCAACCATCCCAAGGCCTGCGAAACAAAAAGACAAATCTTTCAAGGAAAAATCGCAGAATATAA